The Microcystis panniformis FACHB-1757 region TCTTCTTGGTAGAGAATATTGGCCGTTTTGGGAACTCCGAAAATCAACCAAGCTAGACCTTTGAATTTATAATCTTCGTGTTGTTCCTTGAACATCCGCCAGAGGAAAGCTCGGAAGGGAGCGATTCCCGTCCCGGTGGCCATCATAATGATAGTGGCATCTTCATCACTGGGCAGCAGCATTTCCTTACCCACCGGACCAGTAATAGCCACATCGGCACCCACCCCTATATTACAGAGATGGGTGGAACAAACTCCATAAACGGTTTCCTTGGTTTCTGGATGTTGGTATTCTAACTGACGCACGCAGAGGGATACGGTTTTATCGTCTAATTTATCACCATGACGGGTGGAGGCGATCGAATAGAGTCTCAATTTATGAGGTTTGCCATTAGCATCGGTACCCGGAGGGATAATACCGATACTTTGCCCTTCTAAATAGCGTAAATCGCTCCCGGAAAGGTCAAAGGTGACGTGTTGTACGATGCCGATACCCCCCTCATCAACGAGAGGATAATTCTCGATACATTTGCCGATAAAGGGTTGATTCGGACGGTAGATGTTGACGGGGATATCTGTTTTTTCTTTCGCTTGAGTCATGGCCTTTT contains the following coding sequences:
- the petH gene encoding ferredoxin--NADP reductase encodes the protein MYSPSTLAGNRLFVYEVAGLNQNDNTDSLDYSIRQSGSVFFTVPYSRMNQEMRRITRLGGRIVSIKPFNGIAPVATVSSASTPQPIAQSSPVPEQTKKKAMTQAKEKTDIPVNIYRPNQPFIGKCIENYPLVDEGGIGIVQHVTFDLSGSDLRYLEGQSIGIIPPGTDANGKPHKLRLYSIASTRHGDKLDDKTVSLCVRQLEYQHPETKETVYGVCSTHLCNIGVGADVAITGPVGKEMLLPSDEDATIIMMATGTGIAPFRAFLWRMFKEQHEDYKFKGLAWLIFGVPKTANILYQEELEKIAAEFPDNFRLTYAISREQQNPQGGRMYIQHRVAEHADEIWNLLQSPKTHAYMCGLKGMEDGIDDAISGAANKNGTDWSVYQKQLKKEHRWHVETY